One genomic region from Sphingobacterium multivorum encodes:
- the dnaK gene encoding molecular chaperone DnaK — protein MSKIIGIDLGTTNSCVAVMEGNEPVVITNNEGKRTTPSIVAFVEGGERKVGDPAKRQAITNPHKTIYSIKRFMGLSYDEAVKEAEHVPYKIVKGDNNTPRVEIDDRKYTPQEISAMILQKMKKTAEDFLGQEVTEAVITVPAYFNDAQRQATKEAGEIAGLSVKRIINEPTAAALAYGLDKAHKDMKIVVFDCGGGTHDVSVLELGDGVFEVKSTDGDTHLGGDDFDNVIINWLNEEFKSENNGFDLKKDPMALQRLKEAAEKAKIELSSATSTEINLPYITADATGPKHLVRSLSRAKFEALAADLIKRTIAPCESALKNAGFSKSDIDEIILVGGSTRIPAIVDAVKAFFGKEPSKGVNPDEVVALGAAIQGGVLTGEVKDVLLLDVTPLSLGIETMGGVMTKLIEANTTIPTKKSETFSTASDNQPSVEIHILQGERPMANQNRTIGRFHLNDIPPAPRGVPQIEVTFDIDANGIIKVSAKDKATGKEQNIRIEASSGLSDDEIKRMKEEAEANADADKKIKEEADKVNAADALIFSTEKQLKEYGDKISADKKAPIEAGLTKLKAAYEAKNFADIDAASEELQNAWNAASEEMYAASQGGAQQPQSDAGQAQGGNQGGDDVTDVDYEEVK, from the coding sequence ATGTCTAAAATTATAGGAATTGACTTAGGTACTACAAACTCATGTGTTGCCGTAATGGAAGGTAACGAGCCTGTAGTAATTACGAACAACGAAGGTAAACGTACAACTCCTTCGATCGTAGCTTTCGTAGAAGGTGGCGAGCGCAAAGTTGGGGACCCAGCAAAGCGTCAAGCAATTACTAACCCACATAAAACTATTTATTCCATCAAACGTTTTATGGGACTTTCATACGATGAAGCTGTAAAAGAAGCTGAACACGTACCTTATAAAATCGTTAAAGGTGACAACAATACACCGCGTGTAGAAATTGACGACCGCAAATATACACCACAAGAGATCTCTGCTATGATTCTTCAAAAAATGAAGAAAACCGCTGAGGATTTCTTAGGTCAAGAAGTAACTGAAGCTGTTATTACAGTTCCTGCATATTTCAACGACGCACAACGTCAAGCAACAAAAGAAGCTGGTGAAATCGCTGGTTTATCTGTAAAACGTATCATTAACGAACCTACAGCAGCAGCTTTAGCTTACGGTTTGGACAAAGCACACAAAGACATGAAAATTGTTGTGTTTGACTGTGGTGGTGGTACACATGACGTTTCGGTATTGGAATTAGGTGACGGTGTATTTGAAGTTAAATCTACTGACGGTGACACACACTTAGGTGGTGATGACTTTGATAACGTAATCATCAACTGGTTGAATGAAGAATTCAAAAGTGAAAACAATGGCTTTGACTTGAAAAAAGATCCAATGGCATTGCAACGCTTAAAAGAAGCTGCTGAGAAAGCGAAAATCGAATTATCAAGCGCAACTTCTACAGAAATCAACTTGCCATATATCACTGCAGATGCAACTGGTCCAAAACACTTAGTTCGTTCATTATCACGTGCTAAATTTGAGGCTTTGGCAGCTGACTTGATCAAGAGAACAATTGCTCCTTGTGAGTCTGCATTGAAAAATGCTGGTTTCAGCAAATCTGATATTGACGAAATTATCTTAGTAGGTGGTTCTACGCGTATCCCTGCAATCGTTGACGCTGTAAAAGCATTCTTCGGAAAAGAGCCTTCTAAAGGTGTAAACCCAGATGAAGTTGTTGCTTTAGGTGCTGCTATCCAAGGTGGTGTTTTGACAGGTGAAGTAAAAGACGTTTTATTATTGGATGTTACTCCACTTTCATTGGGTATTGAAACAATGGGTGGTGTGATGACTAAATTGATCGAAGCAAATACAACAATTCCAACTAAAAAATCGGAAACGTTCTCTACTGCTTCAGACAATCAGCCATCTGTAGAAATTCACATCTTACAAGGAGAGCGTCCTATGGCAAACCAAAACCGTACAATCGGCCGTTTCCATTTGAACGATATTCCACCAGCTCCTCGTGGCGTTCCTCAAATCGAAGTTACTTTTGATATTGATGCCAATGGTATCATCAAAGTATCTGCGAAAGATAAAGCTACTGGAAAAGAACAAAATATCCGCATTGAAGCATCTTCAGGTTTGTCTGACGACGAAATCAAACGCATGAAAGAAGAAGCTGAAGCAAATGCTGATGCTGACAAAAAAATAAAAGAAGAAGCTGACAAAGTAAATGCAGCTGACGCTTTAATCTTCTCAACTGAAAAACAATTGAAAGAATATGGCGATAAAATTTCAGCAGATAAAAAAGCGCCAATTGAAGCTGGCTTAACAAAATTAAAAGCTGCTTACGAAGCGAAAAACTTTGCTGATATCGATGCTGCTTCTGAAGAATTGCAAAATGCTTGGAATGCTGCTTCTGAAGAAATGTATGCTGCTTCGCAAGGTGGTGCACAACAACCTCAAAGTGATGCAGGTCAAGCTCAAGGTGGAAACCAAGGTGGTGATGATGTAACTGACGTAGATTACGAAGAAGTGAAATAA
- a CDS encoding GLPGLI family protein: MIKKIYLTVIICCLCGLSLQAQYAYFGSRGTISFDKVTYTKARMRQLSNDMSSKGMDRGMGMMEYLDKMPDSHTEKLNFYFDENSTVLMPEESVVSEKQRGEVKMAAPTITSGAGRGGRSQAAVRIGGNQRGQFRGGANKNGKVLYQDLKTGTADIQLDIDEKYILSETLDSITWRFTEEFRNIAGVNCRRVNGATKDSLYLIAYYSEEIPVSAGPALSHGLPGMILGLVIPEMHIQYWATNIAYTNKLVPSDWRDKKSKKMKLAEFSEIFGRYMPRNRQNESAKKRILEQLVY, translated from the coding sequence ATGATTAAAAAAATATATCTAACCGTCATCATCTGCTGCCTGTGTGGTTTATCGCTTCAGGCACAATATGCTTATTTTGGAAGTAGAGGTACGATCAGTTTTGACAAAGTCACGTACACAAAAGCACGCATGCGGCAGCTATCCAACGACATGAGCTCGAAAGGAATGGACAGAGGGATGGGCATGATGGAATATCTCGACAAGATGCCGGATTCACATACGGAAAAATTAAACTTCTACTTTGATGAGAATTCTACCGTGTTGATGCCTGAGGAAAGCGTAGTTAGCGAAAAGCAACGTGGTGAAGTCAAAATGGCCGCACCTACGATAACTTCGGGCGCAGGCAGAGGGGGCAGATCTCAGGCTGCGGTCCGAATCGGAGGAAACCAAAGGGGGCAATTTAGAGGTGGTGCCAACAAGAACGGCAAAGTCCTCTACCAGGATCTGAAAACCGGCACAGCAGACATTCAGCTTGACATCGACGAAAAATACATTCTTTCGGAAACTTTGGACAGCATTACTTGGCGTTTCACGGAGGAATTCCGAAATATCGCCGGAGTAAACTGCCGCAGAGTCAATGGTGCTACCAAAGACTCACTCTATCTGATCGCTTACTATTCGGAAGAGATTCCAGTATCGGCAGGACCAGCATTAAGCCATGGTCTCCCGGGGATGATATTGGGTCTTGTCATCCCTGAAATGCATATTCAATATTGGGCTACAAATATCGCCTATACCAATAAACTTGTTCCTTCTGATTGGCGGGATAAAAAATCAAAAAAAATGAAACTTGCTGAATTTTCGGAAATCTTTGGCAGATATATGCCACGCAATCGCCAAAACGAGTCAGCTAAAAAAAGGATATTAGAGCAACTGGTGTATTGA
- a CDS encoding sugar phosphate nucleotidyltransferase — MSKPTLLILAAGMASRYGSLKQVDGFGPHGETIIDYSIYDAIRAGFGKVVFIIREEFLEKMKTVFDEKLKGKIEVDYAFQDFDLTKFGVNHVIERTKPWGTAHAVMSAKDKVHEPFCVINADDFYGSDSFQKMAEFLTTEVSDQQMSLMGFQVGNTMSDYGYVSRGVCEVTPSGHMESVTERTNIYYKGEGDDRKIVYEENGVETDLDPKTRVSMNFWGFTPKIFEVAQAMFPAFVEENKENLKAEFFIPSVPDYMVKHKLADFKVIPTSSKWFGVTYKEDKPIVQESISKLVADGVYPEKLF; from the coding sequence ATGAGTAAACCAACCCTTTTGATTTTGGCAGCAGGAATGGCTAGCCGGTATGGTTCTTTAAAACAAGTAGATGGTTTTGGCCCACACGGCGAGACAATTATTGACTATTCAATTTACGATGCTATTCGCGCAGGATTTGGAAAAGTTGTATTCATTATCCGGGAAGAATTTCTGGAAAAAATGAAAACAGTATTTGATGAAAAATTGAAAGGTAAAATAGAAGTAGATTACGCTTTTCAAGATTTTGACTTAACAAAATTCGGTGTTAATCACGTTATCGAAAGAACAAAACCTTGGGGTACTGCCCATGCGGTGATGAGTGCTAAAGATAAAGTGCATGAACCATTTTGTGTAATCAATGCAGACGATTTCTACGGATCGGATTCTTTTCAGAAAATGGCCGAGTTCTTAACAACCGAGGTTTCTGATCAACAAATGTCGTTGATGGGCTTCCAGGTTGGAAATACCATGTCCGATTATGGCTACGTTTCACGCGGAGTATGTGAGGTTACCCCTTCTGGACATATGGAAAGTGTAACTGAACGTACAAATATATACTACAAAGGCGAAGGCGACGATCGCAAAATCGTTTATGAGGAAAATGGGGTGGAGACAGATCTAGATCCTAAAACTCGTGTTTCGATGAACTTCTGGGGTTTTACACCAAAGATTTTCGAAGTAGCTCAGGCGATGTTCCCTGCATTTGTTGAGGAAAATAAGGAAAATTTAAAAGCAGAATTTTTCATTCCTTCTGTACCAGATTATATGGTGAAGCATAAGTTGGCTGATTTTAAGGTAATCCCAACTTCTTCGAAATGGTTTGGCGTAACTTATAAAGAAGATAAACCTATCGTACAAGAATCAATTTCAAAATTGGTGGCTGATGGAGTATATCCAGAAAAGTTATTTTAA
- a CDS encoding helicase HerA-like domain-containing protein yields the protein MANKEQFIEKVQASYNPKGAFIYLGAGMLNGEILAEAKVNLALKMMNRHGLIAGATGTGKTRTLQLIAEQLSDASVPVFMLDVKGDLSGLAVPGVTNQALIDRGNAVGVPFEPSSFPVELYSLSGNKGIPMRITVEDFGPVLLGRILELNETQTGVLAAMFKYAQDHQMPLIDFSDTKKLLTYLSEGPGSEEIKGDYGKISSASSGTILRKIVALEQQGLAHIFGEKEFDINDLFQKVDGRGVISLLNISDVQDQPVLYSTFLLSLLAQLFKNMPEVGDLDKPKLVFFFDEAHLLFNGAPKAFLTQVDQIIRLIRSKGIGVFFCTQSPTDVPESVLAQLGNRVQHALRAFTPNDAENLKKTVKTYPKSDFYEIDQVLTSLGTGQALITVLNDKGIPTEVVATHLVPARAVMGPADDATVSQIINQSDLRAKYQERQENRSAAEIIDERMQAAAQEEQRAAQEKEAEKASRPSSRRQTPLEAAQRTATTTLAREGVKFLGKLATGLLNAFLKKK from the coding sequence ATGGCAAATAAAGAACAATTTATAGAGAAGGTTCAGGCTTCCTATAATCCCAAAGGAGCGTTTATTTATCTGGGAGCGGGAATGCTTAATGGCGAAATTCTGGCAGAGGCAAAAGTGAATTTAGCCTTGAAAATGATGAACCGTCACGGACTTATTGCAGGGGCTACCGGAACCGGTAAAACACGTACGCTACAATTGATCGCTGAACAATTGTCGGATGCCTCTGTACCAGTATTTATGCTGGATGTTAAAGGTGACCTATCGGGCCTAGCAGTGCCAGGGGTGACCAACCAAGCCCTTATTGATCGGGGAAATGCCGTGGGGGTGCCGTTTGAGCCATCGTCCTTTCCGGTAGAACTGTATTCACTGTCCGGCAATAAGGGGATTCCGATGCGGATTACCGTAGAAGATTTTGGCCCCGTCTTGTTGGGCCGGATACTCGAACTTAATGAAACACAGACCGGCGTATTGGCTGCGATGTTCAAATATGCACAGGATCACCAAATGCCGTTGATTGATTTCTCAGATACGAAGAAACTGCTTACTTATCTTTCTGAAGGACCCGGCAGCGAAGAAATCAAAGGTGATTATGGTAAGATTAGTTCGGCAAGCTCGGGAACCATCCTGCGTAAGATCGTCGCATTGGAACAGCAGGGGCTAGCGCATATCTTTGGTGAGAAAGAATTTGATATTAACGATCTGTTTCAGAAGGTGGATGGTAGGGGTGTGATTAGCCTATTGAATATTTCTGACGTGCAAGATCAGCCGGTGCTTTATTCTACATTCTTATTGAGCTTATTGGCACAGCTATTTAAAAATATGCCTGAGGTGGGTGACTTGGACAAACCCAAGTTGGTCTTCTTCTTTGATGAAGCCCATCTGCTGTTCAATGGGGCTCCTAAAGCCTTTTTGACTCAAGTGGATCAAATCATTCGCCTTATCCGTTCGAAGGGGATCGGCGTTTTCTTTTGTACACAGTCTCCAACCGATGTACCTGAATCTGTATTGGCCCAGCTGGGTAACCGTGTGCAACATGCATTGCGTGCCTTTACGCCCAACGATGCTGAAAATTTAAAGAAGACTGTAAAAACCTATCCTAAATCCGATTTTTATGAAATTGATCAGGTCCTGACTTCTTTGGGTACTGGACAGGCATTAATCACAGTATTGAATGATAAGGGTATTCCTACAGAGGTTGTCGCTACACATTTGGTGCCGGCGCGTGCAGTTATGGGACCTGCAGATGATGCAACGGTTAGCCAAATTATCAATCAGTCTGATTTGCGGGCAAAATATCAGGAGCGACAAGAAAATCGCTCTGCCGCTGAAATCATAGACGAAAGAATGCAGGCTGCAGCACAGGAAGAACAACGCGCGGCCCAGGAAAAAGAAGCGGAAAAAGCAAGTCGGCCAAGCTCCAGAAGACAGACACCTCTAGAAGCTGCGCAACGAACGGCAACAACGACCTTAGCAAGAGAGGGAGTTAAGTTTTTGGGCAAACTAGCGACGGGTTTATTAAACGCATTCTTAAAAAAGAAATAA
- a CDS encoding carbonic anhydrase, translating into MENKDLKIGFDNIIKGNKEWMEFVKNDATGRFQQLSKGQNPEILWIGCADSRVPANELTGTKPGEVFVHRNIANMVIHSDMSMLSVLDYAVNVLKVKHVIIAGHYGCGGVAASLSRKQYGIIDNWLGHIKDVYRLHSAEIDAIQEHDKKVDRLIELNVQEQVFNLCATSIIQNAWKERDDLAVHGMIINIGTGELIDQHCTFTNNDELGEVFAYK; encoded by the coding sequence ATGGAAAATAAAGATTTAAAAATAGGATTTGACAATATCATTAAGGGAAATAAAGAGTGGATGGAGTTTGTAAAGAATGATGCTACAGGGCGGTTCCAACAGCTTTCTAAAGGTCAAAATCCAGAAATTCTTTGGATCGGTTGTGCCGATAGCCGAGTACCTGCAAATGAATTGACAGGTACAAAGCCTGGAGAGGTATTCGTTCATCGTAATATTGCCAACATGGTCATTCACTCCGATATGAGTATGCTTTCCGTCTTAGACTATGCGGTCAATGTTTTGAAAGTAAAACATGTCATTATCGCAGGTCACTATGGCTGTGGTGGTGTAGCAGCCTCTTTAAGCCGCAAGCAGTACGGTATTATTGACAACTGGTTGGGTCATATCAAAGATGTATATCGCTTACACAGTGCAGAGATTGATGCGATCCAAGAGCATGATAAAAAAGTAGACCGTTTAATCGAGCTCAATGTACAAGAGCAAGTTTTCAATCTGTGCGCGACGTCAATCATTCAAAATGCATGGAAAGAGCGTGATGATCTTGCCGTACACGGCATGATTATCAATATCGGCACTGGAGAATTGATCGATCAACACTGTACGTTTACCAATAATGACGAGCTAGGTGAAGTCTTCGCTTATAAATAG
- a CDS encoding TonB-dependent receptor — translation MKRLVQLILLLFVIFNSAYAQINIKGRILDKADDKPLTNASIILLNRDSVLRYFNRANEEGKFQVKNIKPGSYIILATYPKFELYSDTIQIADKDLDLHDIKINSQRNVLQEVIVTRRLPITLKGDTIEYDAASFATEKNAKLEDLLRRLPGFTVTGDGSITAQGKSVQKVFIDGEEFFGYDPKIAIRNVRADAVDKVQLYEKKSEEAELSGIDDGVRIQTVNVVLKEKARKGIFGNMEALAGSKGLYAGNLFAAKFNKTERIGITGSHNNMGSSSGREGSLRMNNQITGEPLNTNLGANYENQFFKKALKVNANYGYDNNSNKNHSETYNKNVLPDQSIQEKNSKNDSERHSRSNGFRSNLNMRLDSTQNMELQSNANWATNANLTYTDSKTGDGSGNPISDFRENNQSNSSSSNNNFRLNYRKRLKAGRSLNVMVGNNHKESDSESKVNSRTYFYKTGDSTIINQTRHGRNKGNDFNSSINFNNRISDYINLALGYSFNHSKSTNTQNSINNITQKFDSLYSQNQIDNNTNQGVNVHFSYRKEKLEINFSNRTFYKNQQLNDSYRSIDLARNFWDNNLNVDANYRLSNSKNIRLAYQSSNIIPSFDQLQPLQPQTNPLFQQVGNPDLKRAVNNNISANYNAFSLLKGTNININGNLSFVNNPIVNKTTILDNSAQISSYENLSGKSNWNGGLNINHMQPLANRRINFNKSANVRFNNSYSYTKFEGGQSGGEFLLNNAKNTNFSLGSSLNEQDSEGFDFDLSANAGFNVQQNSINTQYNATSFQGGTSAYIKYFLPKKFNVMANIYYSYTGPTKLYKKSINQFYTNIELEKKVLKDESMTLSLKAFDLFNTFNNTRRNASDTNYSESVQQVLTQYFLVGVKWDFNKYLGKGND, via the coding sequence ATGAAAAGATTAGTTCAATTAATACTTTTACTATTTGTCATCTTCAATAGTGCCTACGCCCAAATAAACATCAAGGGGAGGATTCTGGACAAGGCGGATGACAAACCTCTGACCAATGCCTCAATTATTTTATTGAACCGCGACTCAGTCCTTCGTTATTTTAACAGAGCCAATGAAGAGGGAAAGTTTCAGGTAAAAAATATCAAGCCCGGAAGCTATATTATTTTAGCCACATACCCCAAGTTTGAACTCTACAGTGATACGATCCAAATTGCAGATAAAGATCTCGACTTGCATGATATCAAAATAAATTCCCAAAGAAATGTCTTACAGGAGGTGATTGTTACGCGTCGTCTTCCAATTACACTGAAAGGCGACACCATCGAATATGATGCGGCGAGTTTTGCCACGGAAAAGAATGCGAAGTTAGAGGATTTACTACGTCGTCTCCCCGGTTTTACGGTTACGGGAGACGGAAGTATCACTGCCCAAGGGAAATCTGTACAGAAGGTGTTTATCGATGGGGAGGAGTTTTTTGGTTACGACCCCAAAATAGCCATTCGAAATGTACGTGCAGATGCTGTCGATAAGGTCCAGCTCTATGAAAAGAAATCCGAGGAAGCCGAGTTATCAGGTATCGATGATGGCGTAAGGATCCAAACCGTTAACGTAGTACTTAAGGAGAAAGCACGAAAGGGTATCTTTGGAAATATGGAGGCATTGGCGGGATCCAAAGGATTGTATGCTGGAAATCTGTTCGCTGCCAAATTCAATAAGACCGAGCGAATTGGGATTACGGGCAGTCACAATAACATGGGGAGTTCAAGTGGCCGTGAAGGTTCTTTACGGATGAACAACCAGATTACGGGCGAACCACTGAATACAAATCTTGGAGCAAACTATGAAAATCAGTTCTTCAAAAAGGCCTTAAAAGTAAACGCCAACTATGGGTATGACAACAACAGCAACAAGAACCACTCGGAGACTTACAATAAAAATGTGCTGCCTGATCAATCCATTCAGGAAAAAAACAGTAAAAACGATAGCGAGAGACATAGCCGAAGTAATGGTTTCAGGTCAAACCTTAACATGCGACTGGATTCCACGCAAAATATGGAACTCCAATCCAATGCCAATTGGGCTACCAACGCTAATCTAACTTACACAGACAGCAAAACGGGCGATGGATCGGGCAACCCAATCAGTGACTTTAGGGAGAACAATCAATCGAACTCCTCAAGTTCCAACAATAATTTTCGCCTAAATTATAGAAAACGATTAAAAGCGGGGCGTTCTTTAAATGTGATGGTCGGCAATAATCACAAAGAGTCGGATTCAGAGAGTAAAGTCAATTCACGGACTTATTTTTACAAAACCGGGGATAGTACAATTATCAACCAAACGCGACATGGCCGGAATAAAGGCAATGACTTCAACTCTTCGATCAATTTCAACAACCGTATCAGTGACTATATCAATCTGGCTTTAGGCTACAGCTTCAATCATTCGAAGAGTACAAATACCCAAAATTCAATAAACAATATTACACAAAAGTTTGATTCACTATATTCTCAAAACCAGATCGACAATAATACCAATCAAGGTGTGAATGTGCACTTTTCCTATCGCAAAGAAAAGTTGGAGATCAATTTTTCCAACCGTACGTTCTACAAGAATCAACAGTTAAATGATAGTTATAGATCAATTGATCTTGCCCGGAATTTCTGGGATAACAATTTAAATGTTGATGCCAATTATCGCCTTTCAAATAGCAAAAATATACGTTTAGCTTATCAAAGTTCGAATATCATTCCATCGTTTGATCAGTTACAACCACTGCAACCTCAGACCAATCCGTTGTTTCAACAAGTCGGTAATCCCGACCTAAAACGCGCGGTGAACAATAACATTTCGGCCAATTATAACGCGTTCAGTTTATTGAAAGGAACGAATATCAATATCAACGGGAACTTGTCATTTGTTAATAATCCTATTGTCAACAAAACAACCATACTAGACAACTCGGCTCAAATCAGTTCTTATGAAAACCTATCGGGTAAATCCAACTGGAATGGCGGCCTGAATATTAACCACATGCAGCCATTGGCCAATCGTCGCATCAATTTTAACAAGAGTGCAAACGTCAGGTTTAACAACAGCTATAGCTATACCAAATTTGAAGGCGGACAGTCCGGCGGCGAGTTTCTGCTGAATAATGCAAAGAATACCAACTTTAGTTTAGGTTCTAGCTTAAATGAGCAGGACTCAGAAGGATTCGACTTTGATCTTTCGGCGAACGCTGGTTTTAATGTACAGCAAAACTCGATCAACACCCAATACAACGCAACAAGTTTTCAAGGCGGGACTTCGGCGTACATCAAATACTTTTTACCGAAGAAGTTTAATGTCATGGCAAACATTTACTATAGCTATACAGGACCTACGAAACTTTATAAAAAATCAATCAATCAATTTTATACCAATATTGAATTAGAGAAAAAAGTACTGAAAGATGAGAGTATGACACTCAGCTTAAAGGCCTTTGACCTGTTCAATACATTTAACAACACACGTCGTAATGCGAGTGACACCAACTATTCAGAGTCCGTTCAACAGGTATTGACACAATATTTTTTGGTCGGTGTAAAATGGGATTTCAACAAATATCTAGGGAAAGGAAATGATTAA
- a CDS encoding TIGR02117 family protein, with product MKKILKVFGYLILGLLSFCVLYIVAEYSLSRISAPRKNTDEEKTIQVFVQSNGVHTDIVLPVVNEEMDWSQLFPYRNTVGKHSGYRYVGIGWGDKGFYLDTPEWKDLKASTAFVAAFGLGESAIHVTYYNSVQQDELCFAYQISKSQYRDLIKYIEDSLDRNQAEAILVKTDAQYGDSDAFYEAKGAYSMFYSCNTWTNNALKRAAMPAGIWATLDKGILSHYKDKK from the coding sequence ATGAAAAAAATTCTTAAAGTGTTTGGTTATCTTATTTTAGGATTGTTGTCTTTTTGTGTGCTCTATATTGTTGCTGAATACAGTTTGTCAAGAATTTCGGCTCCAAGGAAAAATACAGACGAAGAGAAGACGATTCAGGTTTTTGTTCAGTCCAATGGTGTTCATACCGATATCGTATTGCCTGTCGTTAACGAAGAGATGGATTGGTCGCAACTATTTCCTTATAGGAATACGGTGGGGAAACATAGCGGATATCGGTATGTCGGTATCGGTTGGGGGGATAAAGGATTCTATTTGGATACACCAGAATGGAAGGATCTTAAAGCATCGACAGCCTTTGTGGCTGCCTTTGGATTAGGGGAGTCTGCCATTCATGTGACCTACTACAATTCGGTTCAGCAAGATGAATTATGTTTTGCTTATCAGATCAGTAAATCCCAATACCGTGATCTGATAAAATATATAGAAGATTCGTTGGATCGAAATCAAGCGGAAGCTATTTTGGTGAAAACAGATGCGCAGTATGGCGACTCAGACGCCTTTTACGAAGCAAAAGGAGCCTATAGCATGTTTTATTCGTGCAATACCTGGACCAATAATGCCTTAAAGAGAGCGGCGATGCCAGCAGGTATATGGGCTACTTTGGACAAAGGAATCTTAAGTCACTATAAGGATAAGAAGTAG
- a CDS encoding SulP family inorganic anion transporter, with product MFGTRTSAFLKLSKRDLKYDFPASVVVFLVALPLCLGIAMASGAPLFAGLLTGVIGGIVVASISKSPLSVSGPAAGLTVIVLGAIQSLGAYETFLLAVVIAGVVQVILGILKAGMIGNYFPSAVIVGMLAAIGITIIMKQIPLALGLVETHAFEMDNGHGIGAYFDTIASAINFGALIICALSLAILIFWPSIPKLNKVPAPLVVVMLGVSLAYLFNGSAFQLHDKQFVLVPIVGSFAEFTGLFTLPDFTQIVNKDVWIAAFTIAIIASLETLLSIEAVDKIDPYKRNTPTNRELVAQGIGNMTSGLLGGLPLTSVIVRSSANVNAGGKTRQSAIMHGIWLLVAMLAIPTMLNMIPLACLAAILLHTGYKLAKPSLFTSMYKKGLDQFIPFFVTIVAIVFTDLLMGVGIGIVVATFYILRANMKNAFKYNIEKDNEEDKAVITLAEEVSFLNKVPIQQKLYSLPKSISKIRIDGTFSKFIDKDVIEVIKDFEQNARSKGKDIELLQVVYKKPS from the coding sequence ATGTTTGGAACTCGTACGTCGGCTTTTCTGAAACTATCGAAAAGAGACTTAAAATATGACTTCCCTGCTAGTGTTGTGGTGTTTTTGGTGGCACTTCCATTATGTTTGGGAATTGCAATGGCCTCTGGTGCGCCATTGTTTGCAGGATTATTGACTGGTGTAATCGGTGGAATCGTTGTCGCTTCAATCAGTAAATCACCACTCAGTGTAAGTGGGCCAGCTGCTGGTCTTACAGTTATTGTCTTAGGTGCTATTCAGAGCCTAGGGGCATATGAAACCTTTCTACTTGCCGTCGTGATTGCCGGTGTAGTACAAGTTATTCTCGGTATATTAAAAGCAGGGATGATCGGAAACTATTTCCCTTCAGCGGTCATTGTAGGTATGCTTGCTGCGATCGGCATCACAATTATCATGAAGCAGATTCCTTTGGCATTGGGCTTAGTGGAAACACATGCCTTCGAAATGGACAATGGTCATGGTATCGGTGCCTATTTTGACACGATAGCCTCTGCGATCAACTTTGGCGCATTGATCATTTGCGCCTTGTCATTGGCGATCCTAATCTTTTGGCCATCTATTCCAAAGCTCAACAAGGTGCCAGCCCCATTGGTTGTCGTGATGCTAGGCGTAAGTTTAGCTTATCTTTTCAACGGCTCAGCATTCCAGTTGCATGACAAGCAATTTGTACTAGTCCCTATTGTCGGTTCTTTTGCTGAATTCACAGGATTATTTACCCTCCCGGACTTTACACAGATTGTCAACAAAGATGTGTGGATAGCTGCATTTACGATTGCAATTATTGCAAGTTTAGAGACTTTATTGAGCATCGAGGCTGTTGATAAAATAGACCCCTACAAAAGAAATACGCCAACCAACCGCGAACTTGTTGCACAAGGCATCGGAAATATGACCAGTGGACTTCTGGGCGGTCTGCCATTGACATCCGTCATTGTACGCTCATCAGCAAACGTCAATGCAGGCGGAAAAACAAGGCAATCTGCCATCATGCATGGTATATGGCTATTGGTCGCTATGCTCGCTATCCCAACAATGCTGAACATGATTCCTTTGGCCTGTCTGGCGGCCATCCTTCTCCATACAGGGTATAAATTGGCTAAACCAAGTCTATTCACCTCAATGTACAAAAAAGGCTTAGATCAATTTATCCCATTTTTTGTCACCATTGTAGCGATTGTGTTTACCGATCTCCTTATGGGTGTAGGGATAGGTATTGTCGTGGCGACATTCTATATCTTAAGAGCCAATATGAAAAATGCTTTTAAATATAATATTGAAAAAGACAATGAAGAAGATAAGGCTGTCATTACATTAGCGGAGGAAGTATCATTTTTGAACAAGGTTCCTATCCAACAAAAATTGTACAGCTTACCAAAATCGATCAGTAAGATCCGAATCGATGGGACATTCAGTAAATTTATAGACAAGGATGTCATCGAAGTCATCAAAGATTTTGAACAGAATGCCAGAAGTAAAGGCAAAGACATCGAACTTTTGCAGGTGGTCTATAAGAAACCTTCATAG